A genomic region of Stegostoma tigrinum isolate sSteTig4 chromosome 13, sSteTig4.hap1, whole genome shotgun sequence contains the following coding sequences:
- the mrpl22 gene encoding 39S ribosomal protein L22, mitochondrial: MAASLSGAAFIRSLLTHIHSRLLASCSLVPQSHIHSSLPLPAKSWERKNRVVYPPQLPDEPRRPVEVYHCRRQIKYSKDKMWYLAKMIRGMTFDQAVAQLQFNDKKGAKVMLEVLLEAQEMAVRNHNLEYRSNLYIAESFSSKGQYLKRIRYHGRGMFGIMDKVYCHYFVKLVEGSPPLKKATTGFDQAKEYVQQLRNRTIIHSL, translated from the exons ATGGCGGCTTCTCTCTCAG GTGCTGCATTTATCAGGAGTTTGCTGACCCACATTCACAGCAG ATTGCTTGCATCGTGCAGCCTTGTTCCtcagtcacacatacacagcaGCCTCCCTTTACCTGCCAAGAGCTGGGAGAGGAAGAACCGAGTGGTTTACCCTCCGCAGCTGCCAGATGAGCCTCGCAGACCCGTG GAAGTTTACCACTGCAGGAGACAAATCAAATACAGCAAGGACAAAATGTGGTATCTGGCAAAAATG ATCAGAGGGATGACCTTCGACCAAGCGGTTGCCCAGCTGCAGTTCAATGACAAAAAGGGAGCGAAGGTTATGTTGGAG GTTCTTCTGGAAGCCCAAGAAATGGCTGTCAGGAACCACAATCTGGAGTACAGATCGAACCTGTACATAG CTGAGTCATTCTCAAGTAAGGGTCAGTACCTGAAGAGGATTCGCTACCATGGGCGAGGGATGTTTGGCATCATGGACAAAGTCTACTGCCACTACTTTGTCAAGCTGGTGGAAGGAAGCCCCCCACTGAAGAAGGCAACAACTGGCTTTGACCAAGCCAAGGAGTATGTGCAACAACTGCGGAACAGAACCATCATTCACTCCCTGTAA